The proteins below come from a single Pseudomonas chlororaphis genomic window:
- a CDS encoding dihydroneopterin aldolase has protein sequence MPRLRHLLTLGFSAALLQAPLLQAEELPAAIKKIEAKGAKIIGTFDAPDGLRGYAAQYQNRGMALYLTPDGQHVLLGNLYDADGKDLSVEPLQKLVYAPMAKAMWAKMAASHWIADGNPDAPRTVYLFSDPNCPYCNMFWEQARPWVKAGKVQLRHIMVGIIREDSPGKAAALLAAKAPEKALETHEKAGKGSALKPLKDIPPAIQAKMDANQQLMDELELTATPAIFYLDDKGELQQQQGAPSPDKLVKILGPK, from the coding sequence ATGCCCCGCCTCCGCCACCTGCTGACCCTGGGCTTTTCGGCCGCGTTGCTGCAAGCACCACTGCTCCAGGCCGAAGAGCTGCCAGCGGCGATCAAGAAGATCGAAGCCAAGGGCGCGAAGATCATCGGCACCTTCGACGCCCCGGACGGCCTGCGCGGTTACGCGGCGCAATACCAGAACCGAGGCATGGCCCTGTACCTGACGCCGGACGGCCAGCACGTGCTGCTGGGCAACCTGTATGACGCCGACGGCAAGGACCTGAGCGTGGAACCGCTGCAAAAGCTGGTGTATGCGCCGATGGCCAAGGCTATGTGGGCGAAGATGGCCGCCAGCCATTGGATCGCCGACGGTAACCCGGACGCGCCGCGCACGGTGTACCTGTTCAGCGACCCGAACTGCCCGTACTGCAACATGTTCTGGGAGCAGGCGCGGCCCTGGGTCAAGGCCGGCAAGGTGCAACTGCGCCACATCATGGTGGGGATCATCCGCGAGGACAGCCCAGGCAAAGCCGCGGCACTGCTGGCGGCCAAGGCCCCGGAGAAAGCCCTGGAGACCCACGAGAAGGCCGGCAAGGGCAGCGCCCTCAAGCCCCTCAAGGACATCCCGCCGGCCATCCAGGCGAAAATGGACGCCAACCAGCAGTTGATGGACGAACTGGAACTGACCGCGACCCCAGCGATTTTCTACCTCGACGACAAAGGCGAACTGCAACAACAGCAAGGCGCGCCTTCGCCGGACAAACTGGTGAAGATCCTCGGGCCGAAGTGA
- a CDS encoding integrase, with translation MIHQLVHQVQCKAYPVARICRVLRISRSGFYEARQRRLKPKPVCSVSAQLKAAFVSNEHCYGSRRLVKALRDTGVSVGRNKVRRLMKQQDLRPIWKRKFVHTTDSNHNFPVAENLLNRQFNPERINQSWVADITYIRTRSGWLYLAAVMDLYSRKIVGWAMAPHMRAELVCSAMQLAIAQRQPEPGLIAHSDRGSQYAGTDYQNLLTRHGMRCSMSRKGNCWDNAVMERFFLNLKMERVWRKDYANHGEAIKDITDYIVRFYNGRRIHSSLGYLPPNQYERQAA, from the coding sequence GTGATCCACCAGTTGGTTCACCAAGTCCAATGCAAGGCCTACCCGGTGGCGCGTATCTGCCGGGTGTTGCGGATCAGTCGTTCGGGGTTTTACGAAGCTCGTCAGCGGCGTTTGAAGCCAAAACCTGTGTGCTCGGTTTCCGCTCAGCTCAAGGCTGCCTTCGTGTCCAATGAACACTGTTATGGCAGCCGTCGTTTGGTGAAAGCGCTGCGTGACACTGGCGTCTCCGTTGGACGGAACAAGGTCCGCCGCCTGATGAAACAACAGGATTTGCGTCCGATTTGGAAGCGCAAGTTCGTTCATACCACTGACAGCAATCACAATTTTCCGGTGGCTGAGAACCTGCTCAATCGCCAGTTCAATCCCGAGCGCATCAACCAGTCGTGGGTCGCTGACATCACCTACATCCGTACCCGCAGCGGCTGGCTGTACCTGGCGGCCGTCATGGACCTGTACTCACGCAAAATCGTGGGCTGGGCCATGGCACCCCACATGCGAGCAGAGTTGGTATGCAGTGCGATGCAACTGGCCATCGCGCAGAGACAACCTGAACCGGGCTTGATCGCTCATTCGGATCGAGGCAGCCAGTATGCCGGTACGGATTACCAGAACTTGCTGACGCGACATGGAATGCGTTGCAGCATGAGTCGCAAGGGCAACTGCTGGGACAATGCGGTCATGGAGCGCTTCTTCTTGAATCTGAAGATGGAGCGTGTTTGGCGCAAGGATTACGCCAACCATGGCGAAGCGATCAAAGACATCACGGACTACATCGTGCGGTTCTATAACGGAAGGCGAATCCATTCATCCTTGGGCTATTTGCCGCCCAATCAGTATGAGCGGCAAGCAGCCTGA
- a CDS encoding transposase, with translation MTKKYRKFDAEFKLKVCKMVVDQGLSVNSVCTDLGLSDTAVRRWVQQYQTEQSGGTGIGKPLTSDQQRIRQLEQQVRELKTDNDILKKATAFFARELK, from the coding sequence ATGACTAAGAAGTACAGAAAATTCGACGCCGAGTTCAAGCTGAAGGTCTGCAAGATGGTTGTTGATCAAGGTCTGAGCGTGAACTCGGTTTGTACCGATTTAGGCCTGAGCGATACCGCCGTGCGCCGCTGGGTTCAGCAGTATCAAACCGAGCAGTCGGGCGGTACGGGGATTGGCAAACCATTGACCAGCGACCAGCAGCGTATTCGCCAGCTTGAACAGCAAGTCCGCGAACTGAAGACGGATAATGACATATTAAAAAAAGCTACGGCCTTCTTTGCCCGCGAGTTGAAGTGA
- a CDS encoding 2-succinyl-6-hydroxy-2,4-cyclohexadiene-1-carboxylate synthase, whose translation MPFATVDGQPLHYLDQGHGPVVLLGSSYLWDHTMWAPQIEALSRHYRVIAMDLWGHGQSGRLPEGMTSLDDLARQALALMDHLQVDGFDLVGLSVGGMWGARLALAAPTRVKSLVLMDTYVGVEPEPTRQYYFSLFDKIEASGSIPEPLLDIVVPIFFRPGIDPQSSLYQQFRATLAALPTERLRDSIVPLGRIIFGRDDILPRLTELDAGRTLVMCGDQDKPRPPSEALEMAERIGCPHVLIPEAGHISNLENPEFVTQVLLEFLRR comes from the coding sequence ATGCCTTTTGCAACCGTTGACGGACAACCGCTTCATTACCTGGATCAGGGCCATGGCCCGGTGGTGCTGCTGGGCAGCAGCTATTTGTGGGACCACACCATGTGGGCGCCGCAGATCGAGGCGTTGTCCCGGCATTACCGGGTCATCGCCATGGACCTGTGGGGCCATGGCCAATCCGGGCGGCTGCCCGAAGGCATGACCTCGCTGGACGACCTGGCTCGCCAGGCGTTGGCCTTGATGGATCACCTGCAGGTCGACGGCTTCGACCTGGTGGGGCTGTCGGTGGGCGGGATGTGGGGCGCGCGGCTGGCGCTGGCGGCGCCGACGCGGGTCAAGTCCCTGGTACTGATGGACACCTACGTGGGCGTCGAGCCGGAGCCGACCCGCCAGTACTACTTCTCGCTGTTCGACAAGATCGAAGCCAGCGGCAGCATTCCCGAACCGCTGTTGGACATCGTCGTGCCGATCTTCTTCCGCCCTGGCATCGATCCGCAGTCCTCCTTGTACCAGCAGTTTCGTGCGACCCTGGCGGCGCTGCCGACCGAGCGCCTGCGCGACAGCATCGTGCCGCTGGGCCGGATCATTTTTGGCCGGGACGACATCCTTCCGCGCCTGACTGAACTGGACGCCGGGCGCACGTTGGTGATGTGCGGCGACCAGGACAAGCCGCGCCCGCCGTCCGAAGCGCTGGAGATGGCCGAGCGGATCGGCTGCCCCCACGTGCTGATCCCGGAGGCGGGGCATATCTCCAACCTGGAAAACCCGGAGTTCGTGACGCAGGTATTGCTGGAGTTCCTGCGCCGCTGA